One Centroberyx gerrardi isolate f3 chromosome 6, fCenGer3.hap1.cur.20231027, whole genome shotgun sequence genomic region harbors:
- the LOC139931286 gene encoding claudin-17-like — MRAKLEILAVVLGFLGLFGTVTITALPMWRVTAFIGANLIVMEILWEGLWMNCYRQANIRMQCKVYDSLLILPPELQAARALMCLSIILALVALIISGCGMRNASCCRGNVKGKNITLLVGGCFFLLTCLTTLIPVSWMGHSIIRNFYNPQVQDSQKRELGEALYIGWATAAVLLVTGIILVYRYTSRRSKDELSYTDTYVMAERDVPKEDTVDLDRQPSSFYKQQQYV; from the coding sequence ATGAGAGCGAAGCTGGAGATCCTGGCCGTGGTTCTGGGCTTCCTCGGCCTGTTCGGGACGGTAACCATCACCGCCCTGCCCATGTGGCGGGTCACGGCCTTCATCGGCGCCAACCTCATCGTCATGGAGATACTCTGGGAGGGCCTGTGGATGAACTGCTACAGACAGGCCAACATCAGGATGCAGTGCAAGGTGTACGACTCCCTGCTCATTCTCCCCCCGGAGCTGCAGGCGGCCAGAGCGCTCAtgtgtctctccatcatccTGGCCCTCGTCGCCCTCATCATCTCAGGATGCGGGATGCGGAACGCCAGCTGTTGCCGTGGCAATGTGAAGGGTAAGAACATCACCCTGCTGGTTGGGGGGTGTTTCTTCCTGCTCACCTGTCTAACCACGCTCATCCCCGTCAGCTGGATGGGCCATAGCATCATTAGAAACTTCTACAACCCCCAGGTGCAGGATTCTCAGAAGCGGGAGTTGGGGGAGGCCCTCTACATCGGCTGGGCCACTGCAGCCGTCTTGCTCGTCACTGGGATCATCCTCGTGTACCGCTACACCTCCCGTAGGTCGAAGGATGAACTGTCCTACACTGACACATATGTCATGGCAGAGAGGGACGTACCAAAAGAGGACACCGTGGATTTGGACAGGCAACCCTCCAGCTTTTATAAACAGCAACAATACGTGTGA
- the LOC139931274 gene encoding claudin-8-like: MASYTAYSGYTKPPQSYVGTYYDQKDAQTYADSVYEEKQRIEKKDRKEAICCEVVALVIGFIGLIGVAAVTGLPMWKVTAFIEENIIVMETRWEGLWMNCYRQANIRMQCKVYDSLLFLPPDLQAARGLMCSSVALTTFALIVAAVGMKCTKVVDHRARTKHVVLVAGGCLFLMGCITTIIPVSWTGHVIIRDFYNPLLIDAQRRELGEALYIGWVTSALLFTAGVILLCRHAPRTQEPDERIAYNPGGNVYQPGYTYQPYTYQPAYSYQPPYSAPPPGSVIYTPNQFQ, from the coding sequence ATGGCTTCTTACACTGCCTACAGCGGCTACACCAAGCCTCCTCAATCTTATGTAGGCACTTACTACGACCAGAAGGATGCCCAGACTTACGCAGATTCAGTgtatgaggaaaaacagagaattGAGAAGAAGGACCGTAAGGAGGCCATCTGCTGTGAGGTGGTGGCTCTGGTCATCGGCTTCATCGGACTTATCGGAGTGGCTGCCGTGACGGGCCTGCCGATGTGGAAGGTGACAGCCTTCATTGAGGAGAACATCATCGTCATGGAGACCCGCTGGGAGGGTTTGTGGATGAACTGCTACAGACAGGCCAACATCAGGATGCAGTGCAAGGTGTACGACTCCCTGCTGTTCTTGCCCCCGGACCTCCAGGCAGCCAGGGGTTTGATGTGCAGCTCTGTGGCTCTCACCACCTTCGCCCTGATTGTTGCTGCTGTGGGGATGAAGTGTACTAAAGTGGTGGACCATCGCGCTCGCACCAAGCACGTCGTTCTTGTGGCCGGGGGCTGCCTGTTCCTTATGGGCTGCATCACGACCATCATCCCCGTGTCCTGGACGGGTCACGTTATCATCAGGGACTTCTACAACCCGCTGCTGATCGACGCCCAGCGCAGGGAGCTGGGAGAGGCCCTCTACATCGGCTGGGTGACTTCAGCTTTGCTTTTCACCGCCGGAGTGATCCTGCTGTGCCGCCACGCTCCCCGCACCCAGGAGCCAGATGAGAGGATTGCATACAACCCAGGTGGAAATGTCTACCAGCCTGGATACACATACCAACCGTACACGTACCAGCCAGCTTACTCCTACCAGCCTCCCTATTCTGCACCCCCTCCAGGATCTGTGATATACACACCAAACCAGTTCCAGTAA
- the cldn8.1 gene encoding claudin-8: MANSALEIVGLLLTLIGLIGAAASTGMPMWRVTAFIGENIIVFETRYEGLWMNCFRQADIRMQCKVYDSLLALSPDLQAARGLMCCSLALGGLGLLISLVGLQCTACIQNNDRAKRMVLIIAGCMIIMSCICVLIPVSWTGHVIIRDFYNPLLIDAQRRELGEALYIGWVSSAFLFAGGCMFTCCNLQSESKGSDRYMYSRNSQYMAYPPQPFQPQQLVLPPQPQPQPLLSRHPSTNYSYHSRYPSVRSAVAYL; encoded by the coding sequence atggCCAACTCAGCGCTGGAGATAGTGGGTCTCTTACTGACCCTGATTGGGCTCATTGGGGCGGCAGCGAGCACTGGGATGCCGATGTGGCGCGTCACAGCTTTCATCGGGGAGAACATCATTGTGTTTGAGACCCGCTACGAGGGCCTGTGGATGAACTGCTTCAGGCAGGCCGACATCAGGATGCAGTGCAAGGTGTACGACTCCCTGCTGGCTCTGTCCCCCGACCTGCAGGCGGCCCGGGGGCTCATGTGCTGCTCTCTGGCGCTGGGCGGCCTCGGTCTGCTGATCAGCCTGGTGGGGCTGCAGTGCACCGCCTGTATCCAAAACAACGACCGGGCCAAGCGGATGGTCCTCATCATTGCAGGATGCATGATCATCATGTCTTGCATCTGCGTCCTGATCCCCGTGTCCTGGACGGGTCATGTCATCATCAGGGACTTCTACAACCCGCTGCTGATCGACGCCCAGCGCAGGGAGCTGGGAGAGGCTCTCTACATCGGCTGGGTGTCCTCCGCGTTCCTGTTTGCTGGAGGGTGCATGTTTACCTGCTGCAATCTGCAGTCTGAAAGCAAAGGATCAGACAGGTACATGTACTCCAGGAACTCGCAGTACATGGCCTACCCTCCGCAGCCCTTCCAGCCCCAGCAGCTGGTGCTCCCtccccagcctcagcctcagccactTCTGTCAAGACACCCATCCACCAACTACAGCTACCACTCCAGATACCCCTCTGTACGCAGTGCTGTGGCGTATCTCTGA
- the LOC139931283 gene encoding claudin-8-like — protein sequence MVQGVSEIAAMCVGLVGLIGAAATTGMPMWKVTAFIGENIIVMETRWEGLWMNCYRQANIRMQCKVYDSLLFLPPDLQAARGLMCCSLALSGLGLLAALAGMRCTSCFQDNDRVKTIILMVAGGMQLMASICVFIPVSWTGHVIIRDFYNPLLIDAQRRELGEALYIGWVTGAFLFASGALFLCRRVPSDKASFDVYHPANLLGYKPAPHNPTLMRYHPISSVSSLKASPHPPALQNNGSVGHHLAPSMQNVSLTNNGALINPPVVYNPGLAPNGPLLYQGSMGHHSSNRSSNFIGSLSTPGNSLYISRQAIPYSLSYTGNPSVSYNSSFHAAPQSPVFIGYTASRIEPDSHSGSSGGVYI from the coding sequence ATGGTTCAAGGTGTTTCAGAGATTGCTGCAATGTGCGTCGGCCTGGTTGGGCTGATAGGGGCGGCGGCAACGACCGGGATGCCGATGTGGAAGGTGACAGCTTTCATTGGGGAGAACATCATCGTCATGGAGACCCGCTGGGAGGGCTTGTGGATGAACTGCTACAGACAGGCCAACATCAGGATGCAGTGCAAGGTGTACGACTCCCTGCTGTTCCTGCCCCCGGACCTCCAGGCAGCCCGGGGTCTGATGTGTTGTTCCCTGGCGTTGTCCGGACTGGGGCTCCTCGCCGCGCTGGCAGGGATGCGCTGCACTTCTTGCTTTCAGGATAACGATCGTGTGAAGACCATTATCCTGATGGTTGCGGGCGGCATGCAGCTCATGGCCTCTATCTGCGTCTTCATCCCCGTGTCCTGGACGGGTCACGTCATCATCAGGGACTTCTACAACCCGCTGCTGATCGACGCCCAGCGCAGGGAGCTGGGAGAGGCTCTCTACATCGGCTGGGTGACCGGCGCCTTTCTCTTCGCCTCGGGCGCGTTGTTCCTCTGCCGCCGCGTGCCCTCGGACAAAGCCTCGTTCGACGTGTACCACCCGGCCAACCTGCTCGGCTACAAGCCAGCGCCCCACAACCCAACTCTGATGAGGTACCATCCCATCTCGAGTGTTTCCAGCCTCAAAGCAAGTCCACACCCGCCCGCCCTGCAGAACAACGGCTCTGTCGGACACCACCTAGCGCCGTCGATGCAAAATGTCTCTCTGACAAATAATGGAGCGCTCATCAACCCTCCTGTTGTCTACAACCCCGGTCTGGCTCCCAATGGGCCGCTGCTTTATCAAGGCAGCATGGGTCACCATTCCTCCAATCGGAGCTCTAACTTTATTGGAAGCCTGTCTACACCTGGGAACTCTCTGTACATAAGCCGACAGGCCATCCCATATTCTTTAAGTTACACAGGCAATCCGTCTGTGTCCTACAACTCCAGTTTCCATGCGGCTCCACAAAGTCCTGTTTTCATAGGATACACTGCATCAAGAATCGAACCAGACTCTCACAGTGGGAGCAGTGGTGGTGTGTACATATAA